From the genome of Aspergillus oryzae RIB40 DNA, chromosome 4:
CAAACGTTCGAGTTTCTCGCGAAGGGCTGCAATGTGTGCATCATCTAGGGTGAGAGATGAATCACCATCGCCTTGATTGAATGAGGGATTAAGAAAGTCGCGGCGAAGGTTTTGGCCAAGACGATGGACATGGCCTTCTTCGGAGGTCATTGCACGTGAATGGAGAGAAGTCATCGAGCTTGCTCGCGATATGCCTAAGGCGTACTGGtcggcatcttcatcatcaataGCACACTCATCGCCTTGATCCGTGATCGGCTGAGTGCCGAATGTAGCCCCACCGGTTACGTCGTCACCAGAGTTCTGGGAGCTCGAATCCGGGGCTGTGGCAAAGACCGGTTGTGGTATGATCCGCGTCTCTGGGTACTCGTCCTCGAATCGCTGAATCATCCTATGCAAGGTGAAATCCAGGAATTGAAGACGTCCTAACGTAGAAACAGAGGAGTTAGCATTATTATCAGCTCGCGGATGCGGCGTGTGAACATACTGtaattgatatcattgccgGCTCTATCCTCACGGACAAGAGCCGATTGAATCCTGGTCCGAATGTTTCGAGCGGATTCAAGTAAGTTCTTCGACATATCACGGGGCCTTTTCGCCGCATAAGACCGGGACTTCCTGTGTCTAGGCGTTGTCGTTCCACTGGGTGGACCAGACTGATCTCCGGGCATATGATGATCGAGGTTACCAAGGCAAACCCCCAGGGCTTTGACTACACCGGTTCCTCCAATGACGTAATCCTCATCAGGAGctggctcatcatcttcatcgccaACTTCATCCCCGCCGCCATGGCCAACAATATGTTGCAGGATCTCGGGCACAGGAACGGTCTCACGTGCACCGGACGGGTCACCAGGCACAGATAAATCTCCTTCAATAGCACCTCGTTCAAGATTTTGAAGAGAATAGGCCACGATCTGGGAGGCGAGAGCCTTCACAACTTCATTGTTTTCTGCACTTGGGACTTCGATTTCCACTGCTATGATGGTCCGCGACACACGTACCGCTGCCATTAAGGAAGCGTAAACAGCGCAGGCTTCTTCCTGGTTACTCGAGTCTGTTGCAGCAGCTAGCGCACTGATGGCGGGGTTTTCCAAGATGCTCAGATGGCACAGTTTAGGGCATTCGGGCAGGACTTCAGCAAGAGCGATGGCATGGTCGGCTGACAAATTCACATCAGCCAAATGGATGCGCTTCAATGAGGGCATTTTTGGCAGGAAACGCCGGAAAGTCACTAGAGCATCAGGCTGGCTGGAAAAAAGCTCTGGGTTATGGGAGAAGTCAATGAATATGAGATTAGGCAGGCGAGCCAATGCTTGTAGCAAAGGACTAATGGCAGTCGGAGTAAGAGCGCAGTCGGCAAGGCTCAGCGCGTAAaggttggtttctttttcaattgCCGATGTAATCAGGTCCAAATGATCTCGGATCGGATTTCCACCTAGATCAAGTCCTTCGCATTTGCTTGATTTAAGATATCGTATAACATGTTCCAAGCCTTCTCTGTTCAGCTCATTGTTCGCGAAGCCAAGCCTCCTCAAGCCGAGAGTTGTGGCTGCATCGcagatcttcttcacctcctctGTTGTGGGCTTGCACTCGCTCAGCAAGAGTTCTTCAAGGTGGTCACCGCCGAAGCGCCGAGAAAGGGAATCAGAGAAAAGAGTTGCAACATCCACCGCGGAACCGGTGGAACATGAGGTTTTCGGAAGCTGACCGTTCAGCTCATGTGTTGTGATAAGTGTCTTCGGAAGTGGTATACCTGACAGGTCAATGGCCTTTAAGGATTTCGAGAGGTGAACAAACAGGCAAATATGGCGCCACCCTTCCTTGCCGATCTTTGGGTTATCTTTGAGCGATAGTTTCTCTACTACGCtattcctctcttctttcgccGGAGCCTGAGAGCCTGACTTTCCTGTTCGCCTGCGTCTTTGCCTCATCTGCTCTACTGTTTTGGTGGAAAGCAGAGCAGCAAGAATTGACCGCACTGAGTCATCCGTCAAAGCACACTTTTCCAGAATAACCTTTCGGACAGGGACTACAGCCAGCCAGTCACAGAAAGTGGCCATATCCTGAGGGGTCATGGGGAAGTTGGTAAGATCAAGCACACCAACCGTTCCTGGAGATTCCGCAAGGATGGAGGAAGGTGCGGAGATTTCATCAACTATCCTTTTCAACACGGGCGTCTCCCGTAACTGGCAGCAACGTCTGTATATCCGTACGGGGTCTGTTGTCGGGTGGCTCTGCGTCCTAGAGCGCGGGTTACCGGGTAGAGGCGCCGGGGGGtggtcctcatcatcatcggccGTTAATTGTAGAGGAATAGAACCATTCGCTTCTGCTTGTCTCCGTCTCCTCTCCCTGCgctccttcctttcctcttccgatctcttcttcttctcttgttttcTAGTCGGCTCCTTGGCTTCGCCGTTTACCTTGCCATCACTGGGAGTGGCTTCCGGTTGACCAACCTGCTTTCCAGAGGCGGTATTGTCTTGGTTCCGCTTTTCCTTATCAGCCAACACCGTCTGGGGATGTTTCAAAGCAGAGCCttcatctttgtctttcggTTTAGCTGGCTTTTTCGTTTTCCCATTCAAATCTGGGACAATCCGATGCTTGGCATTGGCAGGACTGCTTTCATCGTCGGACTCTCGGCGAGAAATTCCGGCAATCTCAACGTCTACACAAAATGCAACGCGCCGTAACTTGGCCTGGTCCAAATCTGGAATCTTGCACCTATCGCGGCCCTGGTCAATGTTCATAATGCGACGCTCGCAGATAACGCCATTTGTAGCCACCTTGCCCGATCCGCCCGATGCAGAGGATGACAGTTTCCGAAAGGCATTCTGAAGAAACGAGGGGCCCTTGGGAGAAGTGGAAGTAAACGGATTTGGCTCGTCTCTCCTATCATCGTCCCTGTCCTTGGGCGAATAGGCTGCTCCGAATGGGTTGTGCATATCGAGTTTTGAAACAGGAGAGGTTGCCTTAACGGTCGGCTGGCTCTTCAAACTGGACTGCGACGGGGGTGTAGAGCCCGAAGAGAACTTGGAGCTGAGGGTTGAGATCCATGAGTTCCTCCTCCCGATTGGTTTCGGAGCACTTTTTTGAGGATTCGGGGACGATCCAGTCGACTTCCCATCCGTTGTCTTATCATCGGATCTCACTTCCTTCTCAGTTCGCTGAGCATTCTTTTGCGCGTCCGGTGTAGGTGCTGCAGCAGGGCTGGGAGGCTCGTATGGAGGAGGTGGCGAGGTTCTCTCGACGGGAATTCCTTTAGTTCGTGGTGCGACGGTGGGGTCTGTATCGATATTCGGCTTATCGCTGTGCGTAGATGACGCAGATTTGCACCTGGATAGATTGTCTGCTCGGGCGTTAGAGGCCAAACCAAATGGTGGATGCGACAGAATACCCTCATAGTGGGTATAGCGCTGATTGGGGTTCGCCATCACCTTTCTGCGTATGATGCAGCCAGCTGACATCAACGGTCCCAACTCCCTCCATTTTGAATTATTTTTTCGCTTAATAAGTCGATTAGAAATCGAATGACTTCGTAGCCCAACAAAATTAGTATGCGTGATGGTGATTCAGCGCAGACGGGTTCAAGAGCATACTCCGGTCCACGGTTTCGAGAAGCAACCACAATTCAAGGGCGAGACGATTCAACAATCGGCAGTAAAAATCGTAAATATAGTGTATCGAGTCAAAGACGCATCTGTTCCCCAATTCACCATTACAAGGCCTGACGGTGGACATATAACATCATGACATAACGACAAGGTCTGACGATCATGGTGGGTGCGGAGAAAACGATTGGTGACAATGCGGCAGAGAGAACAGATGACAGACGAGTCCACGAGGAACAAGACGCCTCGAAGGCAAATCCTCAGGAGTAGGTAAAAAGGTcccagaaaaaggagaagtAGCAGAAAAGGGCCAGTGCGGAATGAGGCAAAATGGGATGAatggtactccgtaccttcACCTAAGTAGTTAAAGAATGGCCGACTGCGGACTAGTTAGTGGGTATTATCGAACGCTGCAGGAATTCTTTGCGGAGTGGTTTTCTCTCCTTACCTAATCCTGGTACGACCACGGTACGGTACCGGGATATATTACCGGTGACGTTCAGAAGTACCGTACTTAAGAAGTTGATGGTGTATGCACGTTTAATGTCGCACGACTTATCCCTCGCCTACAAGCATAAAAGTTTTCTCTCATTAAATCTGCCCCCGTACACCATCCTATACGCGACGGGCCCCCGTCAAATCACCTGccacttcctcttccgtggTTTCCGCTTGTAAATTCCGTTTTTCCCTCACACGACACACTGCCAAGACCACCTAGAACGCGTATGGTAACGATACGTGGGCCTGGAAAATAGGGTCAATCAAGAGGGCCCACGTCTGTACCATCTATCGGCGCCCCATGATTTTAGCAGACCCCCCTCATCGAGGTGAACAAAGTCGATGATTAACCTCTTTGTAATATAGTTTGGTAACTGAATACCAACCGATGAAAGTTATCGTTATCCCTGTCCCATGTTACCGACAGGATATACAGCAATGCCTCGCCGTGTAACAAGCCAAAGAAGCTTGTTCGAAAAtctcgtttcttctcttagGGCACGAGATGCATAAGGTCTTGATAATGGTGATTAATCAACTGCGTATTGGTCCAACAACAGGCCTGCAAGCACTAGTACCAGTCTTAGTCTTTGCATATGACGTTATAGTCAACGTATCTCAGTATTATGATTGCATGATCTCAATCAATCCGATTTGAAGACCATATCAGATCGAACTTTGAGTGAATACCAAAAAAGAAGCGAAAGGCATGAAAATTGGGCAGCGAAGGGTCGAACGTTTTCGTCCGATCAAGATCTACTATACACGCAGATTGGTTTTGGTACCGTGTGGCGTCCAGCGTTTCCGGGGGTTACGATTGACTTGAGTTTAAAGTATGACGATCCGAACCTTTCAATACAGGAGAATGCCTGGACTTAACCAACACAAGAGTGTGAAATGTTATCTGTCTCGTTTAaactttctctttcgctCGTTTTTCCatcccctctttttcttttcctcctgAACATCTGACTGGAGACTGCAGACTTTTTTTAGGGCATATGAGGGTTTTCTCTTGCTCGTTTGGGCTTTCATCTGATCCAGTAATTTTCTATCTTAACCTGAAATAAATAATACAAAGAGCTTCAGGGAATTTTAGATCTATATCGTCATCGTGGATCCCATATAAACTACTCGTTAAAGAAACAAATGGAAACGAGCCTGTAATCTCGGTAATGCAAGGCCGCGAAGAACTACCCAGGTCAGTAAGATGCTCCGCAGTAAGGCATGGTACTATGTACAGCAACACTGGCTAATCCACACACTGGCAAAAATCCACTCGACCAGCACAACAAGTGGTTCCAGTTCCAGCGCTACGGGAACAGTCTATGGCGTAATAGTCCAAACCGATCCTTTCGCTAAGAATGAGTGGATCAGGTGATCGGCCCGATGGGGCATCTATTGCCTGTTCGAGTTAGCACTCGGTCAGCACGTGAGGCCATGGGGAATACCAATCAAGACAACACCGCGACAAGCGACATCATAGCGCTGGAGATCTATTGAAGCTTCCCCTATAATATCCAATGGTAAAGTTGGATGATACAGTATATGGAGGCGATTACACCCATTGTGGCAAGCATCCACTGCTTGTATGATATATCATTGTAGCCTTTGATACAGCTGGCAACCCCCCAAAAGGAAATTGATGGACGATCAGTTTCGATTGTACTCGGCCACATTCTATTGGTTGTCTTTACAAAATAACAATCCGACCTTTTCGTAGTAAgtattcttttcttggtctgttTGTTATCAGGGCTGGATACGAAATGCAAAAATACGAAGTTTCATCTACACTTGACAGTGTACAGACACGACATCCAGCTCGGTATCAATTTCGATGGGTTCGTGTATTCTTAACAGAAGGAACGCAGGCCGGGAGTATGGAGTCAATGACGTGGGTGGAGGCCTCAGCGAAGCCTTTCGTGATCAATCTCCAACGGCAAACTTGCTACGCGCTCTCAGCCTCGCGCCATACAAATAGATAAAAATCATCCCAAAGATACCTCCAACCGATAGACCCGCCAGCACGGTAACCCCTTTTCCAATTCCCAGATCAAGATACATATACCGCGCGAACATGACGAAACCTGCGGCGATTATGGATCGAATAAAGTCGTTTGCCGCATAGAGAGAGGCCACATAACGTGGGTACGACAGCGGTACGTAGACGATAATCGCCTGAAAGACGACAAATGACGATCCGGAATATATGGCGATGCCGATGGTAGGCACAATCCAGTGAACCGAGCGCCGGGCCGCCCATGCAAACATGAACAGACCAGCGGTTAGCAACCAGACAGCTGCGAGTGCCGGAATCAGACGGTCTTCTTGACTGGGGTTCCCGTTGTGACACCGAGGAATAAAGATGTACTTCAGGTACGCTGCATAAAGCACCGCGGCTAATGCGCACCCAACAATGAGGGAGAGGTATATCAAGCTCAACATGGTTTGAGGCATTTGATATATACCGCCGTAGGTAATTGGGAAGGCCTCGAAGAATGAATAATAGATAGCATAGACCAATGCCGAGTAAACGCACATATATGCGATAGCTGGATCTTTGACTGCGATTTCAATTGGCTTAATCAATGCGTCGATCAATATGACCTTGAAGTCAAGCCGTTTGGTTTCGGCAGGGGCCAAAACTGCTGGATGGAAACGACGAAGGCGTTGGGCTCGACGATGCAAAATGGTTTCATGCGACGTCTCGGGCAGTAGGCAGACGATAACGAGGAGTAACGGTGCGCCCATTAGAACAATCTCCCACAGAGGCCAGCGCCAGTCGGAGGTCACCGCATAGGCTGCCAGTAAAGGTCCCAAGGCTGGACCACAATAAAACCCAGTAACCCAAGATATGAATCCATAGGGGGCGTCGATTAACGAGAACAAATCCTGGATAGAGGCACCTCCGCTGGCCAGGCTCGGACTACCAAAGAAGCCCTGAAGAAAACGCAGTACGACGATGGCCGGAAAGTTATCTATGACTGCGAGGATAATAGACACGACCACAAACAGTATAAAGGATAATACGTAAGGAGGATT
Proteins encoded in this window:
- a CDS encoding putative cell wall biogenesis protein Mhp1 (predicted protein); the encoded protein is MANPNQRYTHYEGILSHPPFGLASNARADNLSRCKSASSTHSDKPNIDTDPTVAPRTKGIPVERTSPPPPYEPPSPAAAPTPDAQKNAQRTEKEVRSDDKTTDGKSTGSSPNPQKSAPKPIGRRNSWISTLSSKFSSGSTPPSQSSLKSQPTVKATSPVSKLDMHNPFGAAYSPKDRDDDRRDEPNPFTSTSPKGPSFLQNAFRKLSSSASGGSGKVATNGVICERRIMNIDQGRDRCKIPDLDQAKLRRVAFCVDVEIAGISRRESDDESSPANAKHRIVPDLNGKTKKPAKPKDKDEGSALKHPQTVLADKEKRNQDNTASGKQVGQPEATPSDGKVNGEAKEPTRKQEKKKRSEEERKERRERRRRQAEANGSIPLQLTADDDEDHPPAPLPGNPRSRTQSHPTTDPVRIYRRCCQLRETPVLKRIVDEISAPSSILAESPGTVGVLDLTNFPMTPQDMATFCDWLAVVPVRKVILEKCALTDDSVRSILAALLSTKTVEQMRQRRRRTGKSGSQAPAKEERNSVVEKLSLKDNPKIGKEGWRHICLFVHLSKSLKAIDLSGIPLPKTLITTHELNGQLPKTSCSTGSAVDVATLFSDSLSRRFGGDHLEELLLSECKPTTEEVKKICDAATTLGLRRLGFANNELNREGLEHVIRYLKSSKCEGLDLGGNPIRDHLDLITSAIEKETNLYALSLADCALTPTAISPLLQALARLPNLIFIDFSHNPELFSSQPDALVTFRRFLPKMPSLKRIHLADVNLSADHAIALAEVLPECPKLCHLSILENPAISALAAATDSSNQEEACAVYASLMAAVRVSRTIIAVEIEVPSAENNEVVKALASQIVAYSLQNLERGAIEGDLSVPGDPSGARETVPVPEILQHIVGHGGGDEVGDEDDEPAPDEDYVIGGTGVVKALGVCLGNLDHHMPGDQSGPPSGTTTPRHRKSRSYAAKRPRDMSKNLLESARNIRTRIQSALVREDRAGNDINYRRLQFLDFTLHRMIQRFEDEYPETRIIPQPVFATAPDSSSQNSGDDVTGGATFGTQPITDQGDECAIDDEDADQYALGISRASSMTSLHSRAMTSEEGHVHRLGQNLRRDFLNPSFNQGDGDSSLTLDDAHIAALREKLERLQGEQEHSHFDGVGADKTFEQLGTTVEELWAAHKQDAETFEKFKQSQIAAQINSGMRTSSSGNGAGSQNRQD
- a CDS encoding MFS transporter (synaptic vesicle transporter SVOP and related transporters (major facilitator superfamily)), yielding MKSWIQGTILGDTIRLLLGSRWLSYPEDDPTFDIRQLKCASCLDGHSHRDLESGQETFRYAEKLSAATKTDKSLIIDWYTPDDPENPLNWSLGRKAWVIILISVYTFIVYCGSSIFIPSYEFMMHRYGVSLEVVQLTLAIYVVGYGVGPLIFSPLSEIARIGRNPPYVLSFILFVVVSIILAVIDNFPAIVVLRFLQGFFGSPSLASGGASIQDLFSLIDAPYGFISWVTGFYCGPALGPLLAAYAVTSDWRWPLWEIVLMGAPLLLVIVCLLPETSHETILHRRAQRLRRFHPAVLAPAETKRLDFKVILIDALIKPIEIAVKDPAIAYMCVYSALVYAIYYSFFEAFPITYGGIYQMPQTMLSLIYLSLIVGCALAAVLYAAYLKYIFIPRCHNGNPSQEDRLIPALAAVWLLTAGLFMFAWAARRSVHWIVPTIGIAIYSGSSFVVFQAIIVYVPLSYPRYVASLYAANDFIRSIIAAGFVMFARYMYLDLGIGKGVTVLAGLSVGGIFGMIFIYLYGARLRARSKFAVGD